The proteins below come from a single Jaculus jaculus isolate mJacJac1 chromosome 12, mJacJac1.mat.Y.cur, whole genome shotgun sequence genomic window:
- the LOC123453678 gene encoding tripartite motif-containing protein 60-like translates to MEFETALESLQEECGCPLCLNYLKDPVTISCGHNFCYACLSRSWKGLKGAFPCPVCQVCFSQRKFRRNRQLRNLAEIARSLKIRRNKRKSPKVCEKHQQILTHFCMKDQQVLCSRCSVSVKHQRHHICRIKKVAPYHRKILESSIEPLKNNVERVERIIVLQSSKLLELGRMAEQRKEAIYSEFEQVRQFLQDEWEARLREMEVEGLGIFSKLSESFASLSDHASTLKHLLGELRDKGLRSNAVLLTRAQSIYHRHRNLRRPEVFSFRLKEYGFSLPPLYSGLDRVIERFQTDVHFDFDTAHVQLVVSKDRKIVHFTTDKQHISDSPQRFTFCPSILGFEKFVSGRHYWEVEVGSKHEWTVGVCEDSFPRTWQNHPSPVEGLWAIGLYSRTEHVAFGPMRMQGMPAAWPSKIGIFLDYELGEVSFYDRNNNSLIYRFNDRFSNAICPYFDTGLNSVPLKILPIPDHEGI, encoded by the coding sequence ATGGAGTTCGAGACAGCCCTGGAGAGCCTCCAAGAGGAGTGCGGCTGTCCCTTGTGCCTGAATTACCTCAAAGACCCAGTTACTATTAGCTGTGGACACAACTTCTGCTATGCCTGCCTCAGCAGGTCCTGGAAAGGTCTAAAGGGTGCTTTTCCATGCCCTGTCTGCCAAGTTTGCTTTTCGCAGAGGAAGTTCAGGAGGAACCGCCAGCTCCGTAACCTGGCTGAAATAGCCAGGAGTCTGAAGATCCGAAGAAACAAGAGGAAGAGTCCGAAGGTCTGCGAGAAGCACCAGCAGATTCTCACCCATTTCTGTATGAAGGACCAGCAGGTCTTATGCAGCCGGTGCTCCGTCTCCGTCAAACACCAGAGGCATCACATTTGCCGCATTAAGAAAGTGGCCCCTTACCACAGGAAAATTTTAGAAAGCAGCATCGAGCCCCTGAAAAATAACGTGGAACGGGTTGAACGAATAATAGTCCTGCAAAGCAGCAAGTTGCTGGAGCTGGggaggatggcagagcagaggaagGAAGCAATATACTCTGAATTCGAGCAGGTTAGACAGTTTTTACAGGATGAGTGGGAGGCTAGGCTGAGGGAAATGGAAGTTGAAGGGTTGGGCATTTTCTCAAAGCTTAGTGAGAGCTTTGCCAGTCTTTCAGACCATGCTTCCACATTAAAGCACCTCCTGGGGGAATTGCGGGACAAGGGCCTGCGTTCCAACGCGGTGCTCTTGACCCGCGCTCAGAGCATCTATCACCGGCATCGAAACCTGAGGCGTCCCGAAGTCTTCTCGTTCCGCTTAAAGGAATACGGATTCAGTCTCCCTCCACTGTATTCTGGCCTGGACAGAGTCATCGAGCGATTTCAAACAGATGTGCATTTTGATTTCGACACAGCCCATGTTCAGCTTGTAGTTTCTAAGGACAGAAAAATCGTGCACTTTACTACAGACAAACAACATATCTCTGATAGCCCTCAGAGGTTTACTTTCTGCCCTTCTATCCTGGGCTTTGAGAAGTTCGTTTCTGGCCGTCATTACTGGGAGGTGGAAGTGGGGAGCAAACATGAGTGGACTGTGGGTGTGTGTGAAGACTCTTTTCCCAGGACCTGGCAGAATCACCCCTCGCCTGTTGAAGGCCTTTGGGCCATTGGACTGTACTCCAGGACTGAGCATGTCGCATTTGGCCCCATGAGAATGCAGGGAATGCCTGCAGCGTGGCCcagtaagattggcatttttttGGACTATGAATTAGGTGAAGTCTCCTTTTACGATAGGAATAATAATTCTCTCATCTACAGGTTTAATGATCGTTTCAGCAATGCCATTTGTCCCTATTTTGATACTGGATTAAATTCTGTACCTCTTAAAATCTTACCCATACCAGATCATGAAGGAATATAA